A region of the Roseobacter denitrificans OCh 114 genome:
TGCAGTTGCGCGACAAACACGCAAAGACCCCAGAGCGCATTGAGCTTGCCATCGCGCTCAAGAATGCCCTGCAGAGCAGCGGCGTGCCACTGGTCATCAACGATGATGTCGTCGCCGCCGTGGCCACAGATGTGGACGGTGCGCATATCGGTCAGGGCGACATTACCCCCGCTGAGGCACGCGCGATGCTTGGCCCCGGCAGAATTCTGGGCCTGTCCTGCGAAACCGCGCAAACCGTGCGCGATGCAGACCCCACGCTGGTGGACTACCTCGGGCTGGGGCCCGTTTTTGGGACGGCAACGAAAGATGACCACGCGCAGCCCATCGGTTTTGACGGGCTGGCGGGTCTGGTCGCGCTGTCGCCCCTGCCCACTGTCGCGATCGGGGGTCTGAAACACGACCATACCAACGCCGTCGCGGCCAGCGGTGCCGATGGCATGGCCGTCGTGTCCGCCATCTGTGGTCAGCCCGATCCACAGGCGGCGGCTGGCGCTTTTCATAGTTTCAAACCGGAGCATAAAGCATGATACCCAACGTCCTCAGTATCGCCGGGTCTGACCCTTCCGGAGGCGCAGGCATTCAGGCCGACATCAAGGCCATTTCCGCCAATGGCGCCTTTGCCATGAACGCCATCACAGCTTTGACCGCACAGAACACGCAAGGCGTGAGCGGCATTCACCTGATCCCGCCCGCCTTTGTGCAGGCCCAGATCAAAGCCATCTTCGACGACATCCGTGTGGATGCGGTGAAGATCGGCATGATCGCCAATGCCGTGATCGCAGCCGCTGTGGCAGATGCGTTGCAGGGCCACGGCGATATTCCCATCGTGCTTGACCCGGTGATGATTGCCAAAGGGGGCGCGGCCTTGTTGGAACCGGAGGCGGTCGATACCCTGCGCTGCGCGCTTTTGCCGATCGCGACCGTGTTGACACCCAACCTGCCCGAAGCGGCACATCTGCTTGGCACCGACATCGCCAAAACACGCGATGACATGGCCAAACAAGGTGCCGCCCTTTGCGCGCTTGGCCCCAAAGCGACGCTGATGAAAGGCGGGCATCTTGAGGGGTCTGAAAGCCCCGATTGCCTTGTGACCGCCGAGACCGTGACATGGTTTGATGCACAGCGCACCGCCACGCAAAAC
Encoded here:
- the thiE gene encoding thiamine phosphate synthase, which produces MTGLLKDRLRLYLVTDPQLCAEAGVMNTVQRAVAGGVTMVQLRDKHAKTPERIELAIALKNALQSSGVPLVINDDVVAAVATDVDGAHIGQGDITPAEARAMLGPGRILGLSCETAQTVRDADPTLVDYLGLGPVFGTATKDDHAQPIGFDGLAGLVALSPLPTVAIGGLKHDHTNAVAASGADGMAVVSAICGQPDPQAAAGAFHSFKPEHKA
- the thiD gene encoding bifunctional hydroxymethylpyrimidine kinase/phosphomethylpyrimidine kinase, whose translation is MIPNVLSIAGSDPSGGAGIQADIKAISANGAFAMNAITALTAQNTQGVSGIHLIPPAFVQAQIKAIFDDIRVDAVKIGMIANAVIAAAVADALQGHGDIPIVLDPVMIAKGGAALLEPEAVDTLRCALLPIATVLTPNLPEAAHLLGTDIAKTRDDMAKQGAALCALGPKATLMKGGHLEGSESPDCLVTAETVTWFDAQRTATQNTHGTGCTLSSALAAQLAKGHPPAKAASAAKSYVAQAIAAADALSVGTGHGPTHHLASFYSQRT